The following are encoded in a window of Etheostoma cragini isolate CJK2018 chromosome 7, CSU_Ecrag_1.0, whole genome shotgun sequence genomic DNA:
- the mipb gene encoding major intrinsic protein of lens fiber b produces MWEFRSMNFWRAVFAEFFGTMFFVFFGMGAALRWTTGPHHVLHVALCFGLAAATLIQSIGHISGGHINPAVTFAYLIGSQLSLFRAIFYIAAQCLGAVAGAAVLYGVTPGNMRGNMALNMLQPGISLGMATTVEVFLTMQLVVCIFAVTDERRNGRLGSAALSIGFSVTIGHLMGMYYTGAGMNPARSFAPAVLFRNFINHWVYWVGPMIGGAMGALLYDFMLFPRMRGLSERLATLKGSRPPESENQQEPRGEAIEIKTQAL; encoded by the exons ATGTGGGAGTTCCGGTCCATGAATTTCTGGCGGGCGGTCTTCGCAGAGTTCTTCGGGACCatgttctttgtattttttggcATGGGTGCTGCCCTGCGCTGGACCACCGGGCCTCATCATGTCCTTCACGTGGCCCTGTGCTTTGGGCTGGCAGCTGCCACTCTCATCCAGTCAATTGGCCACATCAGCGGTGGCCACATTAACCCTGCCGTCACCTTTGCCTACCTTATTGGCTCTCAGTTGTCTCTTTTCCGGGCCATTTTCTACATAGCCGCACAGTGCCTGGGTGCTGTAGCTGGGGCTGCTGTGCTGTATGGGGTCACACCTGGCAACATGAGAGGCAACATGGCATTGAACATG CTGCAGCCAGGCATTAGTCTGGGAATGGCCACCACTGTGGAGGTTTTCCTCACTATGCAGCTTGTGGTGTGCATCTTTGCCGTGACTGATGAGAGAAGAAACGGACGTTTGGGATCTGCTGCCCTATCCATCGGCTTCTCTGTCACCATCGGACATCTCATGGGG ATGTACTACACCGGTGCTGGAATGAACCCTGCCAGGTCCTTTGCCCCTGCTGTGCTCTTCAGGAACTTCATTAACCACTGG GTGTACTGGGTCGGGCCTATGATAGGAGGTGCAATGGGCGCTCTCCTGTACGATTTCATGCTGTTCCCCCGCATGAGAGGTCTGTCCGAGCGCCTAGCCACACTGAAGGGCAGCCGGCCCCCAGAGAGCGAGAAC